In Selenomonas sp. TAMA-11512, a genomic segment contains:
- the purM gene encoding phosphoribosylformylglycinamidine cyclo-ligase, protein MEEKLTYATAGVDIDAGNESVRLIKDSVKATYRPEVLGDLGGFGGLFALSGKYKNPVLVSGTDGVGTKLRLAFMLDKHDTIGQDAVAMCVNDILVQGAEPLFFLDYLAVGKLFPEQVAEVVKGVAAACKESGCALIGGETAEMAGFYPEGEYDIAGFAVGAVEREKIITSERVQAGDVLLGLPSSGVHSNGYSLVRKIVFEKKGMKGDEVIPELGKTVGEELLTPTRLYPRVCLPLIEKFELHGMVHITGGGYYENIPRALPDHMGAEIDASAWTPQPIFKLLKEWGNVDWHEMYRTFNMGIGMILIVSAKEAEKIKAHLKEAGETVYEIGRVTEGAHEVIVKGGVFDGE, encoded by the coding sequence ATGGAAGAGAAACTCACGTATGCCACGGCAGGTGTCGACATCGATGCGGGCAATGAGTCCGTACGGCTTATCAAGGACAGTGTCAAGGCGACGTATCGCCCCGAGGTCTTGGGTGATCTGGGCGGCTTTGGCGGTCTTTTTGCCCTCTCCGGCAAGTATAAGAATCCCGTGCTCGTTTCGGGAACGGACGGTGTGGGGACGAAGCTGCGGCTTGCGTTCATGCTCGACAAGCACGACACCATCGGACAGGATGCAGTCGCCATGTGCGTCAACGATATTCTTGTGCAGGGAGCCGAGCCGCTCTTTTTCCTCGACTATCTCGCTGTCGGTAAGCTTTTCCCGGAGCAAGTCGCCGAGGTTGTCAAGGGCGTTGCCGCCGCGTGTAAGGAATCGGGCTGTGCGCTCATCGGTGGAGAGACCGCGGAAATGGCAGGCTTCTATCCGGAGGGCGAATACGATATCGCCGGCTTTGCCGTCGGTGCCGTTGAGAGGGAAAAGATCATCACGAGTGAACGTGTCCAAGCGGGGGACGTTCTTCTGGGGCTCCCTTCGTCGGGCGTGCATTCGAACGGCTACTCGCTTGTCCGCAAGATTGTCTTTGAGAAAAAGGGCATGAAGGGGGATGAAGTCATCCCCGAGCTCGGCAAAACCGTTGGCGAGGAATTACTGACGCCGACACGCCTCTATCCGCGTGTTTGCCTGCCGCTCATCGAAAAATTCGAGCTGCACGGCATGGTGCATATCACCGGCGGCGGATACTATGAAAACATCCCTCGCGCGCTGCCGGATCATATGGGAGCGGAGATTGACGCGTCGGCATGGACGCCGCAGCCGATATTCAAGCTTTTAAAGGAATGGGGCAACGTCGATTGGCATGAGATGTATCGCACGTTCAATATGGGAATCGGCATGATTTTGATCGTCTCCGCAAAAGAAGCGGAAAAGATCAAAGCCCATCTCAAAGAGGCGGGCGAGACAGTCTATGAGATTGGCCGCGTCACTGAGGGAGCGCATGAGGTCATAGTCAAAGGCGGCGTTTTCGATGGCGAATAA
- a CDS encoding 7-carboxy-7-deazaguanine synthase QueE, which translates to MKENIIEVFSSIQGEGKYVGCRQIFLRLTGCNLSCPYCDTDFAAASHPTCQVETIPGSHLFKELTNPVSLDVLVQELRSLLTVPHHSISLTGGEPLLHTAFIRALAEAMKVPIFLETNGTLAERLREVLPYIAHISMDIKLPSLVGEDTLPLHEAFLQAAREKDCYVKLVVADSTEDGEIEDICRLVQRVSPRSLVILQPVTPYGGIEAASPRRMLGLQALALRYLSDVRIIPQTHRMMNQL; encoded by the coding sequence ATGAAGGAAAATATCATCGAAGTGTTTTCCTCGATTCAAGGGGAGGGCAAATATGTCGGCTGCCGGCAGATCTTCCTGCGGCTAACGGGCTGCAATCTTTCCTGTCCTTACTGCGATACGGATTTTGCCGCTGCGTCACACCCGACGTGTCAAGTGGAAACAATACCGGGAAGTCACCTGTTTAAGGAGCTGACGAATCCCGTCTCGCTGGATGTCCTCGTGCAGGAGCTGCGGTCGCTTCTGACGGTGCCGCACCATTCGATAAGCCTGACGGGAGGAGAGCCGCTGCTGCATACGGCGTTCATCCGGGCGCTGGCGGAGGCAATGAAGGTGCCGATCTTCCTCGAGACGAACGGGACGCTCGCTGAGCGGCTCCGAGAAGTTCTCCCATATATTGCGCACATCAGCATGGATATCAAGCTTCCGAGCCTTGTGGGGGAGGATACACTTCCCCTGCACGAAGCGTTTCTGCAGGCGGCGAGAGAAAAGGACTGCTATGTCAAGCTTGTCGTCGCCGACAGCACGGAGGACGGGGAGATCGAGGATATTTGCCGACTTGTGCAGAGGGTGTCTCCCCGGTCGCTCGTCATCCTGCAGCCCGTGACTCCCTATGGCGGCATAGAGGCGGCATCGCCGCGGCGAATGCTTGGATTGCAGGCATTGGCACTGCGATATCTCTCGGATGTGCGCATCATCCCACAGACACATCGGATGATGAATCAGTTATAA
- the purE gene encoding 5-(carboxyamino)imidazole ribonucleotide mutase, whose amino-acid sequence MKVAIFMGSDSDWPLMKPAAETLKEYGVEVDVLVASAHRTPEKVHSYAKSARENGVGVIIAAAGAAAHLAGVIASCTTLPIVGVPINATPLNGMDALLSTVQMPSGIPVGTMAVNGAKNAAIFAVQILAVQDKALQDKLTAARRKMVEDVEKKAARVAAQL is encoded by the coding sequence ATGAAGGTTGCCATTTTCATGGGAAGCGACTCGGACTGGCCACTGATGAAGCCCGCGGCTGAGACGCTCAAGGAGTATGGCGTGGAGGTCGATGTGCTGGTTGCGTCGGCTCACAGAACGCCGGAGAAGGTACACAGCTATGCCAAATCGGCACGTGAAAACGGTGTAGGCGTCATCATTGCAGCCGCCGGCGCCGCAGCACATCTGGCAGGGGTTATTGCCAGCTGTACGACGCTGCCGATCGTCGGCGTGCCCATTAACGCCACGCCCCTGAATGGCATGGACGCGCTCCTCTCTACAGTGCAGATGCCGTCGGGGATACCTGTCGGCACGATGGCGGTCAACGGTGCGAAAAACGCCGCCATTTTTGCCGTCCAGATTTTGGCGGTGCAGGATAAGGCCTTACAGGACAAGTTGACTGCCGCGCGCAGGAAGATGGTGGAGGACGTTGAGAAAAAGGCGGCTCGTGTCGCCGCACAGTTATAA
- the queD gene encoding 6-carboxytetrahydropterin synthase QueD, with protein MYEIKVNAEFEAAHRVAGYPGKCDRLHGHSWKVEAIVRGKELDALGMLVDFKVVKGALNEILDTMDHQYLNELEAFQSVNPTAEHLAAYIYGKLKASSRDWADGKLHAIRVWESPRASVTYSEES; from the coding sequence ATGTATGAAATAAAAGTAAACGCGGAGTTCGAGGCGGCGCATCGCGTGGCGGGCTACCCGGGGAAGTGCGACCGTCTGCACGGACACAGCTGGAAGGTGGAAGCGATCGTACGGGGAAAAGAGCTCGATGCGCTTGGCATGCTCGTTGATTTCAAGGTCGTCAAAGGGGCGCTGAATGAAATTTTAGATACGATGGACCATCAGTATCTCAACGAGCTGGAGGCGTTCCAATCCGTCAATCCGACAGCGGAGCATCTGGCGGCGTATATTTACGGAAAGCTGAAGGCGAGCTCGCGGGATTGGGCGGACGGTAAGCTCCACGCCATCCGTGTCTGGGAATCGCCCCGCGCTTCCGTGACGTATAGTGAAGAGTCATGA
- a CDS encoding tartrate dehydrogenase, giving the protein MRNYHVAVLAGDGIGPEVLAEGKKVLEAVSRLDGCFQVAFTDFPWGCEYYLKTGEMMPEDGLDVLRDFDAVYLGAVGYPGVPDHISLGGLLLQIRRGFDEYINLRPVKLLRGAPCPLQGVNREDIDMIVVRENSEGEYANVGARLYPGTPQEIALQTGVFSRKGTERVIRYAYELAKKEGKTLTSISKGNALGYSMVFWDEIFAEVGREYPEVETHSLLVDAASMFFVKDPKRFQVVVTSNLFGDILTDLGAAIAGGMGLAAGANLNPEKKFPSMFEPIHGSAPDIAGKGLANPLAAIWSVSQMLDFWGEEAWGRKVLQAIEALLAKKSALTPDLGGSAKTHEVGAALIRELEAL; this is encoded by the coding sequence ATGCGAAACTATCATGTTGCGGTACTGGCCGGTGACGGCATAGGTCCGGAGGTTCTGGCGGAGGGCAAAAAGGTATTGGAAGCCGTGAGCCGACTGGACGGCTGTTTTCAGGTTGCTTTTACCGACTTCCCGTGGGGATGTGAATACTATCTGAAGACAGGGGAAATGATGCCGGAGGACGGTCTGGATGTGCTTCGGGATTTTGATGCCGTCTACCTGGGGGCAGTCGGCTATCCGGGCGTGCCGGATCACATCTCCCTCGGCGGACTGCTGCTGCAGATTCGCCGAGGCTTTGACGAGTATATCAACCTGCGTCCCGTCAAGCTTCTTCGGGGAGCGCCCTGCCCGCTGCAGGGCGTGAATCGTGAAGATATCGACATGATCGTCGTGCGTGAAAACAGCGAGGGCGAGTATGCCAATGTAGGTGCCCGCCTCTATCCGGGCACGCCGCAGGAGATCGCGCTGCAGACAGGCGTGTTCTCAAGGAAGGGAACGGAACGGGTCATCCGCTATGCCTATGAGCTCGCGAAAAAAGAGGGCAAGACGCTTACGAGCATCAGCAAGGGCAATGCGCTCGGCTACTCGATGGTCTTTTGGGATGAAATCTTCGCGGAAGTCGGCAGGGAATATCCCGAGGTGGAGACGCACTCCCTCCTTGTGGATGCGGCAAGCATGTTCTTTGTCAAGGATCCCAAGCGGTTCCAGGTCGTCGTCACGAGTAATCTCTTCGGGGATATCCTGACCGATCTCGGCGCGGCAATCGCCGGAGGCATGGGGCTCGCTGCGGGAGCAAACCTCAATCCGGAGAAGAAGTTCCCATCGATGTTTGAACCGATTCATGGCTCGGCGCCCGACATTGCAGGGAAGGGGCTTGCCAATCCGCTCGCTGCCATCTGGTCGGTCAGCCAAATGCTGGATTTTTGGGGTGAAGAGGCATGGGGCCGCAAGGTCCTGCAGGCAATTGAAGCTCTTCTTGCCAAGAAGAGCGCACTGACGCCGGACTTAGGCGGCAGTGCGAAGACGCATGAAGTCGGAGCGGCTTTGATCAGGGAATTGGAAGCATTATAA
- the purN gene encoding phosphoribosylglycinamide formyltransferase produces the protein MANKREKIGILCSGRGSNMESIQKAVASGQIKADIAVVIADKPEAKALEKAAAVGIPSVAVDRKAYAEREDFERALIKALDEEGVTLVVLAGFMRLLSPLFVGHYRGRILNIHPSLLPSFGGAHAHRDVLDYGVKVSGCTIHFVDEGMDSGAIILQASVPVLDGDTEDTLAARVLEQEHILYPRAIELYVDGRLEVEGRQVKIK, from the coding sequence ATGGCGAATAAGAGGGAGAAGATCGGTATTCTTTGCTCCGGCCGCGGCTCGAATATGGAGTCGATTCAAAAGGCTGTTGCAAGCGGACAGATCAAGGCGGATATTGCCGTTGTCATCGCGGACAAACCTGAGGCAAAGGCGCTCGAAAAGGCAGCCGCGGTCGGTATCCCGTCGGTTGCCGTAGATCGAAAAGCATATGCGGAACGCGAGGACTTTGAGCGTGCGCTCATCAAAGCGCTGGATGAGGAAGGCGTGACGCTTGTTGTCTTAGCCGGATTTATGCGTCTCTTGTCACCGCTTTTTGTCGGACACTACAGGGGGCGTATCCTCAATATCCACCCCTCGCTTCTCCCGTCGTTCGGCGGGGCGCATGCGCATCGTGACGTACTCGATTACGGCGTCAAGGTATCGGGCTGCACGATTCACTTCGTCGACGAGGGGATGGACTCGGGAGCCATTATCCTGCAGGCAAGCGTGCCTGTCCTGGATGGCGATACGGAGGATACGCTTGCAGCGCGCGTGCTGGAGCAGGAGCATATCCTATATCCGCGCGCGATCGAGCTCTATGTCGATGGCAGACTTGAGGTCGAGGGCCGTCAGGTAAAGATAAAGTAA
- the purC gene encoding phosphoribosylaminoimidazolesuccinocarboxamide synthase, whose translation MSKKLLYEGKAKIIYETENPDELLVYYKDDATAGNGAKKGTIVDKGIMNNKITTFFFDLLAKKGIEHHYLKVLSDREVLVRKLEIIPLEVVVRNIAAGSLAARLGLKEGTPMKCPIVELYYKNDDLNDPMINHYHIKAMEMASEAEIKTVEEAALRVNEILVDYLKTKDITLVDFKLEYGRDGNGKIILADEISPDNCRFWDSNTNEKLDKDRFRRDMGNVEDAYKEILKRLTGEVR comes from the coding sequence ATGTCAAAAAAACTTCTGTACGAGGGTAAGGCAAAGATTATCTATGAGACGGAAAATCCGGATGAACTGCTTGTCTACTATAAGGATGATGCAACGGCCGGCAATGGCGCCAAGAAGGGCACAATCGTCGACAAGGGTATCATGAACAACAAGATTACGACGTTCTTCTTTGACCTGCTCGCGAAGAAAGGAATTGAGCATCACTACCTCAAGGTTCTTTCCGACCGCGAGGTGCTTGTCAGGAAGCTGGAGATCATTCCGCTCGAGGTTGTCGTCCGCAACATTGCCGCGGGTTCTCTCGCAGCGCGTCTCGGCCTCAAAGAGGGTACGCCGATGAAGTGCCCGATTGTCGAACTCTACTACAAGAACGATGATCTCAACGATCCCATGATCAACCATTATCACATCAAGGCGATGGAGATGGCGTCCGAGGCGGAGATCAAGACGGTGGAGGAAGCGGCGCTCCGCGTCAATGAGATCCTCGTCGACTACCTCAAGACAAAGGACATCACGCTTGTGGACTTCAAGCTTGAATACGGCCGTGACGGCAATGGCAAGATCATCCTTGCTGACGAGATTTCGCCGGATAACTGCCGCTTCTGGGACAGCAACACGAACGAAAAGCTGGATAAAGACCGCTTCCGTCGTGATATGGGCAACGTCGAGGATGCCTATAAGGAAATTCTCAAGCGCCTTACCGGCGAAGTGAGATAA
- a CDS encoding peptide chain release factor 3: protein MSQELQQEIKKRRTFAIISHPDAGKTTLTEKLLLYGGAIHLAGSVKSRKTQRHAVSDWMEIEKQRGISVTSSVLQFNYDDFCINILDTPGHQDFSEDTYRTLMAVDSAVMIIDVAKGVEAQTKKLFRVCRERGIPIFTFVNKLDRFGKAPLDLMDELENVLGIRSYPMNWPVGVDGNYRGVYNRQTKEVELFADDINHGQTERESIIGAYDDEGFMSQLDDAVRAALADDIELLEMAGEAFDLEKVAHGELTPVFFGSAMTNFGVKGFLEEYLRLAPPPQPRMSSDGLISPDDEKFSAFVFKIQANMNPAHRDRLAFIRICSGRFERNMSVYHDRSGKPIKLAQPQQFLAQDRQIIEEAYPGDIVGLFDPGIFGIGDTICDSARRFSYEDFPVFPPEKFARVSAKDTMKRKQFVKGVMQLTQEGAIQLFVQAGAGSDSYIVGTIGTLQFEVLEYRLKNEYGVDIVMQMQPFEVARWLAREDGAEILPSSLKGADRGMFVYDRRENPVLLVNNEWALGWIQDNNPDIELYNVPVDRKAID, encoded by the coding sequence ATGTCACAGGAATTACAACAGGAAATCAAAAAGAGAAGGACGTTTGCCATTATCTCTCATCCGGACGCCGGTAAGACGACGCTGACAGAGAAGCTCCTGCTTTACGGAGGAGCCATTCACCTCGCCGGTTCGGTCAAGTCGCGCAAAACGCAGCGACATGCCGTCTCCGACTGGATGGAGATCGAGAAGCAGCGCGGTATTTCGGTCACGTCTTCGGTCCTGCAGTTCAATTACGACGATTTCTGCATCAACATCCTCGATACGCCCGGGCATCAGGACTTCTCGGAGGATACGTATCGCACGCTGATGGCAGTCGACAGCGCCGTTATGATTATCGATGTCGCAAAGGGCGTCGAGGCGCAGACGAAGAAGCTCTTCCGCGTCTGCCGGGAGCGCGGGATTCCCATCTTCACATTTGTCAATAAGCTTGACCGCTTTGGCAAGGCGCCGCTCGATTTGATGGATGAGCTGGAGAATGTTCTCGGTATTCGCTCGTATCCGATGAACTGGCCGGTGGGCGTCGATGGAAACTACAGGGGGGTCTACAATCGTCAGACGAAGGAGGTGGAGCTCTTCGCGGATGATATCAATCACGGGCAGACGGAGCGCGAATCCATCATCGGAGCGTATGACGATGAGGGCTTTATGTCGCAGCTTGACGATGCTGTCCGCGCAGCGCTTGCCGATGATATTGAGCTGCTTGAAATGGCGGGGGAAGCGTTTGATCTCGAAAAGGTAGCGCATGGCGAGCTGACACCCGTGTTCTTCGGTTCGGCGATGACGAATTTCGGCGTCAAGGGCTTCCTGGAAGAGTATTTGCGTCTGGCGCCTCCGCCGCAGCCGCGCATGTCGAGTGACGGTCTCATTTCACCGGACGATGAGAAGTTCTCCGCGTTTGTGTTTAAAATACAGGCGAATATGAACCCCGCGCACCGTGACCGCCTTGCCTTTATACGCATCTGCTCGGGCAGGTTCGAGCGCAACATGAGCGTCTATCACGACCGCAGCGGGAAGCCCATCAAGCTTGCGCAGCCGCAGCAGTTCCTGGCGCAGGACAGGCAGATCATCGAAGAGGCGTATCCGGGAGATATTGTCGGCCTGTTTGATCCCGGAATCTTCGGTATCGGAGATACGATCTGCGACAGTGCGCGCAGGTTCAGCTATGAGGATTTTCCCGTGTTTCCGCCGGAAAAGTTCGCTCGCGTCTCGGCAAAGGATACGATGAAGCGAAAGCAGTTCGTCAAGGGCGTCATGCAGCTGACGCAGGAGGGAGCGATACAGCTCTTCGTGCAGGCGGGCGCGGGGTCGGACTCCTACATTGTCGGCACCATCGGCACACTTCAGTTTGAGGTCCTCGAGTATCGTCTGAAGAACGAGTACGGCGTCGATATCGTGATGCAGATGCAGCCGTTTGAGGTGGCGCGCTGGCTCGCGCGAGAGGATGGTGCCGAGATCCTGCCAAGTTCTTTGAAGGGCGCTGACAGAGGCATGTTTGTCTACGATCGAAGAGAAAATCCCGTGCTTCTTGTCAATAATGAGTGGGCGCTTGGATGGATTCAGGATAATAATCCGGATATTGAGCTCTACAATGTGCCTGTTGACAGAAAGGCTATCGATTGA
- a CDS encoding glycosyltransferase family 2 protein gives MNFYPFDIVMLPLQVIILLFTIYYFCIGFCGMWRRRESKILTPKSTFAVIVAAHNEQAVIGQLLENLKALDYPKELYDVYVIADNCNPDDKTAEIAAAAGALVQVRTHPTKKSKGYAMEWMFERLFKMEKKYDAIVVFDADNLVHPRFLLEMNNRLLKGDQIIQGYLDAKNPYDTWVAGTFAIAFWVIDHISHLAKTNIGLSAVLGGTGMCIRTEVLERHGWRATCLTEDMEFTMKSLAEGIKTTWAHDAIVYDEKPLTFMQSWRQRKRWAQGQFDVAHRFIPKMIKEGFRRRDIRIWDGCLYLLQPHFLMISTIFIIISYVQLAFPPFYTNVYTLVPSQLMTIIMLGQYILPMIILLKIQVKWKAWFYMLLYPVFIYSWIPIIFLGFIHRNEHEWAHTQHTRSMSMNDIMGNVKNTKDLQ, from the coding sequence ATGAATTTTTACCCTTTTGATATCGTGATGCTGCCGCTGCAGGTGATTATTCTCCTATTTACCATTTACTATTTCTGCATCGGATTCTGCGGCATGTGGCGCCGCAGAGAAAGTAAGATTTTGACCCCGAAGAGCACGTTTGCCGTTATCGTGGCGGCGCATAACGAGCAGGCGGTCATCGGTCAGCTGTTGGAAAATCTGAAGGCTCTTGACTATCCGAAAGAGCTCTATGACGTGTACGTCATTGCCGATAATTGCAATCCCGATGACAAGACGGCGGAGATTGCCGCGGCCGCGGGTGCCCTGGTACAGGTGCGCACGCATCCGACGAAGAAAAGCAAAGGCTACGCGATGGAATGGATGTTTGAGCGTCTTTTCAAGATGGAAAAGAAGTACGACGCGATTGTCGTCTTTGATGCCGATAACCTTGTGCATCCCCGATTCCTCCTTGAGATGAACAATCGCCTCTTAAAGGGAGATCAGATTATCCAGGGCTATCTCGACGCTAAAAATCCGTATGACACATGGGTGGCGGGTACGTTTGCCATCGCGTTTTGGGTTATCGATCACATTTCGCATCTTGCAAAGACGAACATCGGTCTGTCCGCCGTCCTCGGCGGTACGGGGATGTGCATACGCACCGAGGTGTTAGAGCGTCATGGCTGGCGCGCGACGTGCCTTACAGAGGACATGGAGTTCACGATGAAGTCTCTCGCGGAAGGCATCAAAACGACATGGGCGCACGACGCCATCGTCTACGATGAAAAGCCGCTGACGTTTATGCAGTCGTGGCGGCAGCGCAAGCGATGGGCGCAGGGGCAGTTTGATGTGGCGCATCGGTTCATTCCGAAGATGATCAAGGAAGGCTTCAGGCGCCGCGATATCCGCATCTGGGACGGCTGCCTCTATCTGCTGCAGCCGCATTTCCTGATGATATCGACGATCTTCATTATCATCAGCTATGTCCAGCTCGCGTTTCCTCCGTTTTACACGAATGTATATACGCTTGTGCCGTCGCAGCTGATGACGATCATCATGCTGGGACAGTACATCCTGCCGATGATCATCCTGTTGAAGATACAGGTCAAGTGGAAAGCTTGGTTCTACATGCTGCTCTATCCGGTATTCATCTACTCGTGGATTCCGATCATCTTCCTCGGGTTTATTCACCGCAATGAGCACGAATGGGCGCATACGCAGCACACGCGCTCCATGAGCATGAATGACATCATGGGGAATGTCAAGAATACAAAGGATTTGCAATAA
- a CDS encoding phosphatidylserine decarboxylase family protein, whose protein sequence is MQRIIVSEGYVFIGGALILAVLLGLGVHSYLAVPFVVLAFYFAYFFRNPNRQIIPDPDAIYSPADGTVTEISPVDDDEFVREKANKVVIFMSVFNVHVNRSPMDGEIKLQKYFCGRFRPAYKDTVGMENEHHVLGIENDRIRITVKQIAGILARRIVSWVSLSDSLKQGEIYGMIRFGSCLEVVVPMDVEILVQKGEKVQGGKTILGRMTNR, encoded by the coding sequence ATGCAGCGGATTATTGTATCGGAAGGCTATGTTTTTATCGGAGGCGCACTCATTCTGGCTGTGCTTTTAGGGCTTGGCGTACATTCCTATCTTGCTGTCCCGTTTGTGGTGCTGGCCTTTTACTTTGCGTATTTTTTTCGTAATCCGAATCGTCAGATCATCCCCGATCCGGACGCCATCTACTCTCCGGCGGATGGAACGGTGACGGAGATTTCTCCTGTGGATGACGATGAATTTGTCCGTGAAAAGGCGAACAAAGTCGTCATCTTCATGTCGGTTTTTAATGTCCATGTCAATCGCAGTCCGATGGATGGAGAGATCAAGCTGCAGAAGTATTTCTGCGGACGCTTCCGTCCTGCGTACAAGGATACGGTCGGTATGGAGAATGAGCACCATGTGCTCGGCATCGAAAATGACCGTATTCGTATCACGGTCAAGCAGATTGCGGGTATTCTTGCCCGTCGTATTGTTTCGTGGGTCTCGCTGAGCGACTCGCTGAAGCAAGGCGAAATCTACGGCATGATTCGATTCGGTTCGTGCCTTGAGGTTGTTGTGCCGATGGATGTGGAAATTCTTGTACAAAAGGGCGAGAAGGTACAGGGTGGTAAGACCATATTAGGGAGGATGACCAATCGATGA
- a CDS encoding WecB/TagA/CpsF family glycosyltransferase — MKEAKIFGLSIAAVTMQEAVAAAKRMIENGRPSLIVTANAEMLMRATHDEELYRVLEGADIVVPDGAGTVWAAHTLGYEMPERVAGFDLVQELMRLAPAQGWRIYLFGSAPGVAEAAKAEAERLYPGIAICGVRNGFFTEEDEPEIVAEIKEAKPHIFLAALGVPKQEKWLDAHMEEIGAPLSIGVGGTLDVMAGVMKRAPLWMQKAKLEWLFRGLMQPKRAGRLLALPKFVMKVYAEKAGTK, encoded by the coding sequence ATGAAAGAGGCAAAGATCTTCGGGTTGTCAATTGCTGCCGTTACAATGCAGGAAGCTGTAGCGGCGGCAAAGCGCATGATAGAAAATGGCCGTCCGAGTCTCATTGTCACGGCGAATGCAGAGATGCTGATGCGCGCGACGCACGATGAAGAGCTCTACCGTGTGCTCGAGGGCGCGGATATCGTCGTTCCCGACGGCGCCGGCACCGTGTGGGCGGCGCATACATTGGGATATGAGATGCCGGAGCGCGTTGCGGGATTTGATCTTGTGCAGGAACTGATGCGTCTGGCACCTGCACAAGGCTGGCGGATCTATCTCTTCGGCTCGGCTCCGGGCGTCGCGGAGGCGGCGAAGGCAGAGGCGGAACGCCTCTATCCGGGCATCGCGATTTGCGGTGTCCGAAACGGATTCTTTACCGAAGAGGACGAGCCGGAAATCGTCGCGGAGATCAAGGAGGCAAAGCCGCATATCTTTCTCGCTGCGCTCGGTGTCCCGAAGCAGGAAAAGTGGCTGGATGCGCACATGGAGGAAATCGGAGCTCCGCTCTCCATCGGTGTGGGCGGAACGCTGGACGTCATGGCGGGTGTTATGAAGCGTGCACCGCTGTGGATGCAGAAGGCAAAGCTGGAGTGGCTGTTTCGCGGGCTGATGCAGCCCAAACGCGCGGGACGACTGCTTGCGCTGCCGAAGTTCGTCATGAAAGTCTATGCCGAAAAGGCTGGGACGAAATAG
- the pssA gene encoding CDP-diacylglycerol--serine O-phosphatidyltransferase: MRSLIPNTLTSLNLVFGMCSMMATYQGDYVFGAVFILLALVADGLDGRAARAFGVSGELGKELDSLCDLGSFGIAPAFLAYSYCLAFYGRLGQAVAIIFALCGMWRLARFNVNADVVHGYFMGLAIPAGGCVVATSIWLFSLTGTDATILLPCFPAAMVVVSYLMVSGIHYPNFKGDGGEKIYFASKVFALLVFAGILYLGREAIVPAIFLGVFGTYMLFGVFNYALHLVSGK; the protein is encoded by the coding sequence ATGAGAAGCTTGATTCCCAATACGCTGACATCGCTGAATCTTGTTTTCGGGATGTGCTCGATGATGGCAACGTATCAAGGGGACTATGTCTTCGGTGCAGTTTTTATCTTGTTGGCGCTCGTAGCGGACGGCCTTGACGGGCGAGCAGCTCGCGCGTTCGGTGTTTCGGGAGAGCTCGGCAAGGAACTGGATTCTCTTTGTGATCTCGGATCTTTCGGCATCGCGCCGGCATTTCTTGCGTACAGCTATTGTCTGGCGTTCTATGGCCGGCTCGGACAGGCAGTCGCGATCATCTTTGCTCTCTGCGGCATGTGGCGATTGGCCCGCTTTAATGTCAATGCGGATGTCGTTCACGGCTACTTTATGGGACTGGCGATTCCGGCAGGAGGCTGCGTCGTGGCGACTTCGATTTGGCTTTTCTCTTTGACGGGGACAGACGCGACTATACTGTTGCCCTGCTTTCCTGCCGCAATGGTCGTTGTCTCCTATCTCATGGTCAGCGGCATTCACTATCCCAACTTCAAGGGGGATGGGGGAGAGAAGATCTATTTCGCTTCGAAGGTCTTTGCACTTCTTGTCTTTGCCGGGATTCTGTATCTTGGCAGAGAGGCGATTGTGCCCGCAATATTCTTAGGTGTCTTCGGGACATATATGCTTTTTGGTGTGTTTAACTATGCACTGCATCTTGTTAGCGGAAAGTAA